From the genome of Malus sylvestris chromosome 6, drMalSylv7.2, whole genome shotgun sequence, one region includes:
- the LOC126626317 gene encoding 40S ribosomal protein S19-3-like — MEAARTVKDVSPHEFVKAYAAHLKRSGRIELPDWTDIVKTATFKELAPYDPDWYYIRSASMARKIYLRGGLGVGAFRRIYGGSKRNGSRPPHFCKSSGAIARHILQQLQRINIIDVDAKGGRKISSNGQRDLDQVAGRIAVAI; from the exons ATGGAGGCGGCGAGAACAGTGAAGGACGTGTCCCCCCATGAATTCGTCAAGGCCTACGCCGCTCACCTGAAGCGCTCCGGCCga ATTGAGCTTCCTGACTGGACCGACATTGTGAAGACCGCTACATTCAAGGAGCTTGCACCATACGACCCTGATTGGTACTACATCAGATCTG CATCCATGGCAAGGAAAATCTACTTGAGGGGTGGTCTTGGTGTAGGTGCCTTCCGTAGGATTTATGGAGGAAGCAAGAGGAACGGCAGTCGCCCGCCTCATTTCTGTAAAAGCAGTGGCGCTATTGCTCGTCACATCCTTCAACAATTGCAGAGGATAAACATCATTGACGTTGACGCCAAAGG TGGAAGGAAAATCTCATCTAATGGCCAGAGGGATCTCGACCAAGTTGCTGGACGGATCGCTGTCGCAATCTAA